In Raphanus sativus cultivar WK10039 chromosome 5, ASM80110v3, whole genome shotgun sequence, the following proteins share a genomic window:
- the LOC108861090 gene encoding two-component response regulator ARR22 — protein sequence MATKSMVDIEKTKKKINVLIVDDDPLNLQIHEKIIKAIGGTSQTANNGEEAVIIHRDGGSSFDLILMDKEMPERDGVSTTKKLREMEVKSMIVGVTSLADNEEERRAFMEAGLNHCLAKPLTKAKILPLINQLMDA from the exons ATGGCAACAAAATCCATGGTAGATATcgagaaaacaaagaagaaaataaacgTGTTGATCGTCGATGATGATCCACTAAACCTGCAAATTCATGAGAAGATCATCAAAGCGATTGGGGGTACTTCGCAGACAGCGAATAACGGTGAGGAGGCAGTAATCATCCACCGTGACGGCGGCTCATCTTTTGACCTTATCCTAATGGATAAAGAAATGCCCGAGAGGGATGGAGTTTCG ACAACTAAGAAGCTAAGAGAAATGGAAGTGAAGTCAATGATTGTTGGGGTGACGTCGCTGGCTGACAATGAAGAGGAGCGTAGGGCTTTCATGGAAGCTGGACTTAATCATTGCTTGGCAAAACCCTTAACCAAGGCCAAGATCCTCCCTCTCATTAACCAACTCATGGATGCCTGA